The Sporosarcina luteola DNA window AGTGCTTATATGTTTTGAAGAATTGATAAGCTAAGTTGGCTACAATCAAACCAAAAAAAGTGATTGGCCCGACAAGCGCCGTAGAAACGGATATCAAAATTGCAGATATGACCAACATCAATTTGACGACCCGATCATAGGAAACGCCGAGGTTGATGGCCGTATCCCTTCCGAGTGACAGTACATCGAGATCATTGAATGATTTCCAGCCGATGATGAACGTAAGAATAACGATTCCAAGCGCCCACCAAACCAGTTCCCCGCTCACATTGTTGAAGCTCGCGAACATTTTGTCCTGCACCCGCATAAATTCATTCGGATCAATCAGCACTTGAAGAAATGTTGATATGCTTCCGAAAAATGTGCCGACGATAATTCCGACTAGCAATAGGAAGTAAATCGGCTGCCCGCCCCTTTTGAAGAGGAAGCGGTACAAAATGAGCGCGAAAACAACCATCGTCGAAACGGATAAAATGAAATTCACATGCTTGTTGACGATTGTAATATGGTTTGAGCCCAGAAAGAAGATGACGACCGTCTGGAGCAATAAATACAAGGAATCCAATCCCATTATACTTGGGGTCAAGATCCGATTATGTGTAATTGTCTGGAAGATGACCGTCGAATACGCGATTGCCACGCCAGTCAACGCCATCGCAATCACTTTGATGCCGCGACGGGGAAGCGCATAGTCAAAACTGCCATTTAACCCTTGGAATAAATACAAGGCACAGAACACAGCGGCAAACACTGACAAGATGATCAATTTCGTAGAATTACGCATATGCCTTCCTCCTAAACAGCAAGTAGAGGAAGATACCGCTTCCAATGACTCCGACCATCAGACTGATGGAAATTTCATAAGGGTAAATGAGAACCCTGCCTAAAATATCACAAATCAGAAGGAAGATTGCACCTAACAAAGCAGTGTGCGGCAAAGTCTTCTTCAAATGATCCCCATGGAAGATCGATACGATATTTGGGATAATCAAACCGAGAAACGGAATCATCCCGACCGTCAAAATGACCGTTGTCGTAACGAGTGCAACCAAGATAAGACCGATATTGACAATCCGCTTATACGCAAGACCCAAGTTTCTCGAAAAATCCTCACCCATTCCCGCCACCGTGAACCGGTTGGCGTACAAGTACGTGATGATCAGCACAGGGATGCTTATGTAAAGAAGTTCGTACCGCCCTTTCATGATCATCGAGAAGTCACCTTGCAGCCACGCCGACATGTTTTGGATTACGTTCGACTTATAAGCGAAGAATGTTGTGATAGATGATAGGATGTTTCCGAACATCAGCCCGACGAGCGGAATGAAAATCGCATCCTTGAACTTGATCCGATCAAGAATCTGCATGAATAGCAATGTGCCCGCAAGCGCGAACGCAAACGCGACAATCATCTTCTCGATCGTTGATGCATTGGTGAACAATAACATTGAGACTAAAATGCCTAACCGGGTGGCATCGAGTGTCCCTGCGGTCGTTGGCGACACGAATTTATTCCGGCTTAGTTGCTGCATGATCAGACCCGCAATGCTCATCCCTGCCCCGGCGAGTAGAATCGCTACAAGTCTAGGCACGCGGCTGATGAGGAAAATTTCAGTCTCCTCCGATTTGAAATCGAGGAGGTCCAACGGTTTAATCGAGCTCACTCCAACGAATAACGACAGGAATGAGAGTATAAGTAGTGCAATGAACAAATAACGTTTCTTCATGAAGAAAGAGCTCCGATATCGAATATTAGCGATCTAACTGAGAATCTCACTAGTGAAAACGATTATCAGTTAGCCACTAACCCAATTATAGCAGTTGTGAATAAAGAGTCAAATGATAATTGAAAATGATTATCAGTTGTGAGATTACAAGATGATAGTCAGTTGTTCGCATCAAAAAAAGCGGTCATGAACAGTTGAATCCAACTGTTCATGACCGCTTGCGTGTTATTACTCTTGATCTTGTCCTTGTTGCATCAATTCTTCCAAATCAACCGCTTCGTCAATCACTTCTTGAGGAACGACAATTTCATCGATCTCATTAATTTTCGTAATGACGGATTTCATCTTTTGAACGATGCGCATTTCTTCCTCTTCGATTTTCATCGTCATATCCATGTCCAGATCGAACGCATTCGTATAGAACGTTTCCTTGTCAATGTACAGGATAACTTCCAAGCTTTTCACATCTATATTTTCAAGTAGCTCAGATTCTTCCTCAGTCATATCTGCTGGAAGAGACGATCCCATCAATTCTTTCATCAGGCCACTGAACTTATCGCCGGAAGCAGCGAGCGTCAAGATGTACTCATCATCAGTCTGTTCGAACTTAAAATCATCCTTGAATTCATTGAACATTTTCATATCCAATGTTGGATCTGTTTCGCCGCCCATTTGCGCCATCATTTCATCATACATATCCTTAGGCATCTTAATCCATTGACCAGACTCAGGATCATTCATGAAGAAACCTGACTCACTCATGTACAGCTCCATATCCATTTTGCCCATCTCGCCCATATCCATCTTCATGTTTTGGTGCATTGCCATAGGTTCGACGATGATGTCCATGTCCATTTTAATTTTCGAATCCATTTCAACCTCTTGACTTGGCATCGAAATCTTTTGATCGATATCCATTACAGCATGCATGCTCTTTTGCTCTGCCGATACTTCCATCGCTTTGCTATATACTTCTTGCGCCGTCATCTCACTTTTATTTTCAAGCTCGACTTTTTCACCGGTTCCTGCATCCTTTTTTGGCTCTGCCGCAGATCCGCAAGCCGCCAATCCAAGTGCTAGCACACCGACACCAAGACCCTTTAACCATTTTTTCATTTGTCTCGCTTCCTCTCTTTGTTTCTCTTTATGTCACATCTAATCATACGGTATAAAAGGAAAAGGGTTCCATCATTTAATGCAATTCCTATAATTTGAATCTTTCCTACTACAGGAATCCTCTGTGCCTTTTCTCACTCGCTGCAGCTATTTTGAATCCTCATGTTTTAATGTCCCTTTTGAATGAAATCCGCTATAATGACTGGGAATGACAGAAAGGACATCATACTATGCTCAAAAAATTCGCATCTTATTATAAGCCGCATAAAAGGCTTTTCATCATCGACTTTTCAAGCGCCATATTCGTTGCTCTGCTAGAGTTGGCATTTCCGATGGCTGTCCAATGGTTTATCGACAAGCTCCTGCCTTCCGGAGATTGGGGGATGATCGTTACGACGAGCATCCTGCTACTGATCGTCTACCTAGTAAGCACATTCCTCCAATATATCGTCAGTTATTTAGGACATAAGCTCGGCATCAACATTGAGACGGATATGAGACAGCAACTGTTCAATCATGTCCACCGGCAGTCTTTCCGTTTCTTCGATAACACAAAAACGGGACATGTGATGAGCCGGATTACGAATGACCTGTTTGATATTGGAGAGCTCGCCCATCACGGGCCTGAGGATGCTTTCATTGCGGTCATGACGATCATCGGGGCATTCATTCTCATGTTTAACATTAATCCCGAGTTGGCCATCATCGCAATCTGCATGGTGCCCCTCCTCGTTGTGCTCGTGACATTCTGTAATATTAAAATGAATGCTGCGTGGCAGAATATGTACGGGAAGATCGCGGATGTCAACGCACGCGTCGAGGATTCGGTGTCTGGTGCGCGGGTCGTCAAATCGTTCACGAACGAAGAATTCGAAATTTCGCGATTCAAAAAAGACAATGGCAGCTTTAGGCTAGCTAAGCTCGTCGCCTATAACGTCATGGCATGGACGCATTCGAGCATGTTTATGATGACAAGGCTTGTAACATTGATCGTCCTCGTTGTCGGTGCATGGTTCACTTTCAATGAGCGACTGTCAATAGGGGATCTTGTCGCATTCATTCTGTTCGTCAATATTCTTATCAAGCCTGTCGATAAAATCAGTGCCTTGCTGGAGCTGTATCCGAAAGGGATGGCTGGATTCCGCAGGTTCCTTGATTTGATTGAACAGGAGCCGGAAATCAAAGATCGTGACGGGGCGAAGTCAGTCAGCCACTTACAC harbors:
- a CDS encoding iron chelate uptake ABC transporter family permease subunit, with protein sequence MRNSTKLIILSVFAAVFCALYLFQGLNGSFDYALPRRGIKVIAMALTGVAIAYSTVIFQTITHNRILTPSIMGLDSLYLLLQTVVIFFLGSNHITIVNKHVNFILSVSTMVVFALILYRFLFKRGGQPIYFLLLVGIIVGTFFGSISTFLQVLIDPNEFMRVQDKMFASFNNVSGELVWWALGIVILTFIIGWKSFNDLDVLSLGRDTAINLGVSYDRVVKLMLVISAILISVSTALVGPITFFGLIVANLAYQFFKTYKHSILIAGASVMSIIALVGGQWVVERIFTFSTTLSVIINFVGGVYFIYLLLKESRSS
- a CDS encoding ABC transporter permease, which encodes MKKRYLFIALLILSFLSLFVGVSSIKPLDLLDFKSEETEIFLISRVPRLVAILLAGAGMSIAGLIMQQLSRNKFVSPTTAGTLDATRLGILVSMLLFTNASTIEKMIVAFAFALAGTLLFMQILDRIKFKDAIFIPLVGLMFGNILSSITTFFAYKSNVIQNMSAWLQGDFSMIMKGRYELLYISIPVLIITYLYANRFTVAGMGEDFSRNLGLAYKRIVNIGLILVALVTTTVILTVGMIPFLGLIIPNIVSIFHGDHLKKTLPHTALLGAIFLLICDILGRVLIYPYEISISLMVGVIGSGIFLYLLFRRKAYA
- a CDS encoding DUF6612 family protein is translated as MKKWLKGLGVGVLALGLAACGSAAEPKKDAGTGEKVELENKSEMTAQEVYSKAMEVSAEQKSMHAVMDIDQKISMPSQEVEMDSKIKMDMDIIVEPMAMHQNMKMDMGEMGKMDMELYMSESGFFMNDPESGQWIKMPKDMYDEMMAQMGGETDPTLDMKMFNEFKDDFKFEQTDDEYILTLAASGDKFSGLMKELMGSSLPADMTEEESELLENIDVKSLEVILYIDKETFYTNAFDLDMDMTMKIEEEEMRIVQKMKSVITKINEIDEIVVPQEVIDEAVDLEELMQQGQDQE
- a CDS encoding ABC transporter ATP-binding protein; this translates as MLKKFASYYKPHKRLFIIDFSSAIFVALLELAFPMAVQWFIDKLLPSGDWGMIVTTSILLLIVYLVSTFLQYIVSYLGHKLGINIETDMRQQLFNHVHRQSFRFFDNTKTGHVMSRITNDLFDIGELAHHGPEDAFIAVMTIIGAFILMFNINPELAIIAICMVPLLVVLVTFCNIKMNAAWQNMYGKIADVNARVEDSVSGARVVKSFTNEEFEISRFKKDNGSFRLAKLVAYNVMAWTHSSMFMMTRLVTLIVLVVGAWFTFNERLSIGDLVAFILFVNILIKPVDKISALLELYPKGMAGFRRFLDLIEQEPEIKDRDGAKSVSHLHGDILFDDVHFQYDDNKYVLKGIDLSIKSGETIAFVGPSGAGKTTICSLIPRFYDVDSGAISIDGIDIRNMTQQSLRSQIGIVQQDVFLFTGTIKENIAYGNLDASDEEVFAAAKKAHLEEFIASLPNGYETQIGERGLKLSGGQKQRLAIARMFLKNPPILILDEATSALDTETERIIQQSLNELAENRTTLVIAHRLATIRDADRVIVVTEDGIAEDGKYDELVRKGGIFARLHNIQFQEV